ATTTCGACGGTGGAACTGTCGCAGCGCGTCAGCATCAATCCGGCCGGACAGCCCGGCACAGCCACTGGCTTCCCCGGTGTCACCAATCCGTTCTACGTGGCCAACCCGGTCAACTCCGGCATCAACGGCAACGCCGGCCGCAACATTCTCCGCACCGGCGGTGTGGCGAGCACCGACTTTGCTTTCGTCAAACGGTTCCGCACCTTTGGCGAACGGCAGGCCCTCGAAGTGCGCTGGGAAGTCTTCAACGTCTTCAACCGGCGGAACTTCACGGTCATTCCGTCCAACACGGTGAACAATGCCACCAACCCGGCGCTGTTCCTCAACCTTGGGCAGACCAACGTTGGCGGCCGGAGCATGACCTTCACCGCGCGGTACATCTTCTGAACAAAAGCAAAAACCTGTCACCTCTTGCCCGTCAGCGCCCGCGCCGACGGGCTTTTTTCTCTGGGGCCGGGTTTTCCAGCTTGGGGGGGCAGCCCCTCGCCCGCGTTCCCCGGAGCGTCAAAAACGCAAATTATTGAACCTTTGTCCGAAAATCTGGACATACGGCACTCACAGCCGGGGGTGTGGGACGACGCCTCTCCGGCGGCGGCTGTCCTGAAAAAGCCGCAATTCTTTGGGAAACCACGGCACGCCACATCCGCCAGCGCCCTTCCCGACTCTCTGGCCAACTCTCTGGCATCGAATTTGCCTGTCAATCCAGCACTGGAAAAAATCTGGATACCGTCTGCCGTCACACTCTCCGGCAGTCATCTTTGGAAAGGATGTTCCTATGCGCATACCTTGGGGAATTCGCCCACGGTTTGGGGCGATGTGTTGGATAACGGGCCTGGTGGTCCTGCTGGGCTGGCTGGGCGCGGCACCGCCGGCCTTTGGACAGACCACCAACGGCCGCTTCGTCATTACGGTCAGAGACCCCAGCGGGGCCGTTGTGGCCGGAGCCAGCGTCTCGGTCACGAATGAAGGCACCAAACAAACCATCACCGGCACGACCGCCGATAGCGGCACCTTCACGACACCGCTGCTCCCGGTCGGGAGCTACAGCGTCACCGTCGAAGCCGACGGGTTTACCAAGAGTGTCATCGAAAATCTCAGCCTCAACGTCGGGCAGGAGTACGGCGTAACTGCCACACTCCAGGTGGGCGGCGCCAGCGATGTCATCACGGTTTCAGGCGGGGAGGCCCTGCTCCAGACCACGAACGCCGAAGTGCGGAACACCGTCAACGCCCGGCAAACTCAGGAACTGCCGCTCATTACGCGCAGCCCACTGGCGCTGGTGCAGCTTCAGGCAGGCGTCAACGGCCGGCTGGCCAACACGAACACCGTCATCAACGGGCAACGCTCCTCGACGACCGTCGTCACCCAGGACGGCATCAACATCCAGGACAACTTCATCCGGGCCAATGCCATTGACTTTTCCCCCAACAACCCGACGGTTGCCGGCGTCGGTGAGGCCACCATCATCACCTCCAACGCCTCGGCGGACGTGGCGGGGTCTTCGGCGGTGCGCTTCGTGACGCCGGCCGGAACGGAAGAATTCCACGGCGAAGTGTTCTGGTTCCACCGCAACAAGGTGCTCAACGCCAACAGCTTTTTCAACAACGCGGCCGGCATCCAGCGTCCCAACTTCATCCGCAACCAGTTCGGCTTCCAACTGGGCGGTCCGGTAGGCATTCCCGGCGGGCCGCGCATCAAGAACCTGTTCTTCTTTGCCACCTTCGAGGGCATCCGGCAGCGGTCCCAGTCCGGGCTGACGACTACGGTGCTGACGCCCGACGCCCGGCGGGGTGTGTTCACCTACATTGACAATGCCGGCGTCCGCCGCACGATTGACCTGCTGGCGCTGCGTGGCATCTCCATTGACCCGACGATTGCTTCCTTCATTGCGCGGGTGCCAAATCAGTCGAACCTCACCACGGTGGGCGACGGCCTGAACACAACCGGTCTTCAAATCGTCCGTTCAACACCGTTTGACCGGGACACCTCTGCCTACCGCGTGGACTACAACCCCAGCCCCCGGCACCACCTGGAGTTCATCTACCGCCGGGCCGGTGAAACCATTGGGCGCACCGACATTGACACCACGTTCAACAACCCGGTCATTGTCAACAACGTCGGGCCGACCAACTTCGGCGCTGCCGCCTGGGTGTGGAGCATCTCACCCCGGTTCAACAATGAAATCCGGTTTGGCGCCAACTTCACCGCGCCGTTTTTCAACGTGAACCGGTCGCAGAACCCGCCCTTTTTCCTCAGCGGGCTGCCCTTCACCAATCCTGACGTGACCTTTCTGCCGCAGGGACGTGACACCCAGATTGTCACCATCATTGACAACGCCTCGCTTCAGCTTGGCGCCCACAGCCTCCGCTTTGGGGTGCAGTTCGACTGGCTGAAAGTGCGCCCCTACAACGAAGCTGGCACTGTCCCGACCCTCGGACTGAGCCAGCAGGTGCTGGGTGTGGGGGGCAACCCGGCGGCGCTGACCGCCGCCCTGTTCCCGGGTGGTATCAATGTGACCCAACTCCAGACAGCCAATAGCTTTCTGACGCTGTACAGCGGAGCGATTGGCTCGCTGTCGCGCACCTTCAACGTCAATGCGGCGCGTCCGACAGCCGGCTTTGACCCAACCGCAGCCCAAACCCGCGACCTGCGCCTCAACCAGTTGGGAACCTACATCGCCGACCAGTGGCGGATTCGTCCGAACGTCACGATCAATGCCGGCCTGCGGTACGATTACGTTACGCCACTGTCGGAAGCCAATGCCTTCGCGCTCCTGCCGGTCAATCCGGCCGGCGCGACCACGGCCCAGACGCTGCTCAATCCGGGTGGCATCGTCAACTTTGCCGGCCGGTTCTGGCGTCCTGACCGCAACAACTTTGCCCCGAACGTCAGCGTGGCGTGGGACATCAAAGGACTGGGCCAGCCAACCGTGCTGCGTGGCGGCTACTCGCTGGCCTATGTCAACGATGAAGCTATCCGTGCCGCGGACAACTCCATCCTGACCAATCCCGGCCTCAGCACAACGCTGGCCCCCACTTTGGCGCAAGTTCAGGCCGCCGGGCCGCGGCTCAGCAATGCCACGAACCTGATCAACACCCTGCTTGTACCGCCACCCTTCAATGTGCCCTACAGCTACGCCAGCCAGTTTGCCATCACCACCAACACGGCCTTCGGCAGCCCTGACCGGAACCTGCAAACGCCGTTCTACCAGCAGTGGAACGTCTCGCTTGAGCGTGAGATTTTCCGGGATACGGTTCTGACCGTGCGGTACGTGGGCAACCGGAGCACCAACCTCATCCGGGCCGTGGACCTGAACCAGTTGGATGTCATCAACAACGGCTTTGCCGCCGATGTGGCCCGGGCGCGGCAGAACGGCTTCCTGGCGCTCGCCGCAACCGGGGTGTTCAACCCCGCCTTCAACCCGGCCATTCCCGGCAGCCAGCCCTTGACCGTGTTCCCCAACCTGGCCGGTGGGGGACTCCTCACCAACTCGACCATCCGCAACCTCATCCAGACCGGGGAAGCGGGTAGTCTGGCCGGTATCTACATCACGAACCGCCTGACGGGCAGCGTGGTCTTCCAGCCCAACCCCAACGCCCTCGCCACGAATATCCTCAACAACTCCGGCTTTTCCAACTACCACGGGTTGCAGGTGGAATTCCGGCGGCGGTTTTCCAGAAGCATTGCGGGTGACTTCCTCATTCAGGCCAACTACACCTACAGCAAAACCCTGACCAACACCGCCGGTACGGGGCAGACCCGCTTCGAGGCGCTCCTCGACAACCGGCAGCCCACGCTTGAAAACTCGCGGGCGCCCTTTGACATCCCGCACATTTTCAAGGCCAACGGCATCTATGAGTTGCCGTTCGGACAGGGCAAGACGCTCGACCCCGGCAACGGCTTCCTGCGGCGGCTGGTGGGCGGCTTCCAGGTTGGGTTCTTTCTCGAAATCGGGAGCGGACCGCCCTTTGGCATTTACTCCCGCCGGGGCACCATCAACCGGGTGACGGGCGGAACGCGCGGTGATCTCAACACCGTGGACACGACGCTGACACGGGGACAACTTCAGCGCCTCGTGGGGATTTTCCGTACCCCACGGGGGCTGTTCTTCATCAACCCGAATGTCATCAACTTCGACGGCCGCGCCGTACAGCCCGACGGACAGGCCCCCTTCAACGGACAGGTGTTTTTCAACCCGGCGCCCGGACGGGCCGGTTCGTTGCAGCGGTTCATCCTCAACGGACCCCGGCGCTACAACCTCGACATGAACATCGTCAAACGCACGCCCATCAACGAGCGGGTCAACACCGAGTTGCGGTTTGAGTTTTTCAACACGTTCAACTCGCCCATCTTCAATGTCGGCGACCAGAATGTGAACGCCACCAACTTCGGGCGTGTCACCTCGACCTTCAACGGCCCACGCAACATCCAGGTGGCGTTCAAGATCATCTTCTGATCTGCCCGCATGCCGGGAACCTGCCCGCCGGCCACAGTGTGGCCGGCGGTTTTTTTGTGTCTGTGTTTATGTCGGGGCCGCCTGCCCTTCAGGATGAAGCCGCCCTGCGAAAGTGGGAAAAACCATCAGGAAGCCGCCTGAAAGCTGGCGACGGCTGCCTCTTCGGTGTCGTAGGTTTCAAGAATGGAAGACAGCTTGGTGATGTTGAGAATATCCACGAGCCGCCGGCTGGGACTGGCCAGCTTGAGTCTTCCACCGGCGCGCTTGATGGAGGTCATGGCCCGGACGATTTCGCCCAGACCGCTGCTGTCCACATAGGGTACGCCCGCCAGGTTGAACACGACACCACGCGACCCCTGCGCCAGCAGACGGGAGACATGTTCCCGCAACAACGTGTCCCCATTGCCCAAAAGAATGCTTCCCTGGAGTTCCAGGATGGCAATCCCGTCCTTTGTCCGCTCAGTTATCGTCATCGTGTGTCAGAAGTCGTCTTGGATGTTCACTTCCAAAGGCTTGTTCACTTTGGAAAGGCATCCAAAACTCTAACGAGTCGGTAACAGATTTTCAAACCCGGCCTCAATCTCCACCTCCGGGAACAACGTCTGCCAATCCGTCTGCCAGGAGTCAACCTGGGCTAAGGGCTGGCCATATCGCGCCAGCAGGAGATATTCCTGGTTGCCTTCCGCGCCAAGCACCGGCGAAGCCAGCATCCGTTCCGGCGCAAAGCCGGCCTGCCGGGCAGCCGTCAGAACGCCGGCCATGGCTGTCGCGTGCAGCCGCCGGTCACGGACGATCCCGCCCTTGCCGACCTGCTCACGCCCCACCTCGAACTGTGGCTTGACGAGCGCCACCAGCGCCGCTTCGGGCGCGGCAAGCGGACCCAGCGCCGGCAGGATCAGGCGCAGGGAAATGAAGGACACATCCGCAACGATAACGGCAAACCGTTCAGGAAAGTCAGCCGGCGTCAGGTAGCGCGCATTGACGCCCTCGCGCACAACCACGCGGGGGTCAGACCGCAGCTTCCAGTCCAACTGGTTGTGGCCGACATCGAGGGCATAGACCTGCCGCGCCCCGTGCTGCAGCAGGCAGTCCGTGAAACCGCCGGTGGAAGCGCCGATGTCGAGACACAGCGCACCGCGCACATCCAGCGCAAACCCGTGCAGGGCCGCTTCCAGCTTCAGCCCGCCGCGCCCGACGTACCGCAGCGGTTCCCCACGCAGCCGTACCGTGGCATCCGGTGCAATGAGCAACCCCGGTTTTTCCGCCGGCCGGTCGTTGACCAGAACCTGCCCGGCCAGAATCAGCGCCTGCGCCTTCTGCCGGGAATCCGCCAGACCGGTTTCCACAAGGTAGTGATCCAACCGGCGTTTCATCCTCTCTCACCTGACTGTCTCCGGCTATGCCGGAAAAGCTACGCACCGGACAAAACCTGACGCAGGAAGCGCCCCGTGTGCGAAGCCGGCACGGCGGCAATGTCCTCCGGTGTACCCGTGGCAACCACTTCCCCGCCGCCTTCGCCCCCTTCGGGCCCCAAATCAATGATCCAGTCGGCCGTTTTGATGACTTCCAGATTATGCTCGATGACCACCAGCGACGCGCCGCTGGCCAGCAGTCGTTCAAAGACCTGAAGCAGGACGGCCACATCGGCCACGTGCAGGCCCGTCGTTGGCTCATCGAAGACAAACAGGGTGCCCTGACCGGCCCCTTCACTGAGGTGCGCCGCCAGCTTGAGCCGCTGGGCTTCGCCGCCCGAAAGGGTTGTCGCCGGCTGCCCCAGCCGCAGGTAGCCCAAACCCACTTCCGCAAGCCACCGCAGCCGGTCGGTCACTTTCCGCAGTCCGGCAAAGTGGGTGAGTGCCTCTGAAACAGTCAGGTGCAGCACGTCGTCAATGTTTTTTCCACGGAAGCGGATGTCCAGGATTTCCGGCTTGAAACGCTTCCCTCCACAGGTTTCGCAGGGCAGTTCGACATCGGCCAGAAACTGCATCTCCACTGTCACTGTGCCGGCGCCCTGGCAGGCTTCACAGCGCCCGCCGGCGATGTTGAACGAAAAATGTCCGGGGCCGAATCCGGCCTGCTGCGCTTCACGGGTCTGGGCAAAGGCTTCCCGAATGGCATCGTAGGCCTTGATGTACGTCGCCGGATTCGACCGTGACGAGCGCCCAATCGGCGACTGGTCAACGACAATCGTCCGGGTGATGTGTTCCTGCCCTTCAACAGACGTGCACACAGACGCGGCAGCTTCCGGCGACGCCAAAGCCGGACACAGCACCTCGTGGACGAGCGTGGATTTCCCCGACCCCGAAACGCCGGTCACACAGGTCAGCACGCCCAGCGGAATGGTCACGCCAATGTGCTTGAGATTGTGAACGGCCGCCCCCTGCAGATGAATGGCCTGCCGCCATGGACGACGTGTTTTCGGCACAGGAATGCGCCGGTCGCCGCGCAGATAGGCTGCCGTCAGGGAACGTTCATCGCGCAGCAATGCCTCCTGCGGCCCCTGAAACACCACCTCGCCGCCGCGTTCTCCGGCGCCGGGGCCGATGTCCACGACATAATCCGCCGCGCGGATGGTGGCTTCATCGTGCTCGACAACCACAACCGTGTTGCCGCCATCGCGCAGCCGTTCCAGCGCCCCGATGAGCCGGGCGGTGTCCCGTGGATGCAAGCCGATGCTGGGTTCGTCCAGCACGTAGAGCGCGCCGGTCATGGCCGCGCCCAGATGCGTGGCCAACTGCATGCGCTGCGCCTCGCCTCCCGACAGGGTCGAAGCCATCCGGTCGAGCGTCAGGTAGTCCAGCCCGACTTCACACAGAAAACGCAGGCGGCTGGTGATTTCTTCGAGCAGGCGGCGGGCGATGACGCGGGCTTCCGGGCCAAGCTGCTCTGGCAGCGCGGAAAACCAGTCCAGGGCGGCACGGATGGAGAGACCCACCACCGCCGGCAAATTCCGTCCGCCGACCTGCACCGCACAGGCTTCGCGGCGCAGCCGTCCGCCGTGACAGTCCGGGCAGACGGTGTACCCCCGGTATCTGGCCAGCAGAACCCGGACGTAGAGCTTGTATTTTTTGGTTTCAAGCCAGGCGAAAACACCATTCACTCCCGGCCAGTCGCCCTGTGGTTCACCTTCGATGACCAACCGCTGCTGTTCAGCCGTCAGGCGCCGGAAGGGTGTTTGCCACGGGATGCCCTGCCGCCGGCACATGGCGCGCAGTTCGCGTTTGGCCCAGTCGAGCTGTGGCTTTTCAAAGGGATCAATCGCGCCTTCAGCCAGCGACCGCCCCGGATCGGGAATGACCTTCGCCATATCCACGCCAATCGTGCTGCCGAAGCCCTGGCAGGTCGGGCAGGCTCCGTAGGGGCTGTTGAAGCTGAACAGGCTGGGTTCGGGCGCCGGATAGTCCAACCGGCACGCCTTGCAGGCAAAACGTTCGCCAAAGCGGAGCGTTGCCGGTTGCGGCATCACCACGTGGACGGCCATTTCGCCGTTGCCCTCCCGGAAAGCCATTTCGACCGATTCCGTCAGCCGCGAAACGTCAGCGGCGCGCACGACCAGCCGATCCGCAATGACTTCCACGCCGTCGAGCGTCGGATGGGGAAAGTCATCCGGCGTGTTGAGTTCCAGCGGCTGCCCGCCGACGAGCAGCCGCCGGAAGCCACGTTGCAGGCAGCGCATCAGGTGGGCAACGGTCTGTTCGCGGGCGACCGCCCCGGAGCCACGGGCCGGACTCTTCCGGCCTCTGGCTCCGGGCTTTGCCCCGGACTTCGCGGCCGTCCCGGCCGGGGGCGTTGTCAGCAGGGGAAAGGTCACATACAACCGGGCGCCTTCCGGCAGTTCCCGCATGACATCCCCGACGACGGACTGGGGTGTGTCCCGCCGTACCCGTGCGCCGCACTGGTGGCAAAACACCTCGCCAATCCGGGCGTAGAGCAGTCGCAGGTAGTCGTAAATCTCCGTCTGGGTGGCGACGGTCGAGCGCGGCTGGCGGGTCTGGTTCCGCTGCTGGACGGCAATCGCCGGACAGATACCCGTAATTTCATCCACATCGGGCTTGGGCAGGCGTTCGAGAAACTGGCGGGCGTAAGCCGAAAGCGACTCGACATAGCGCCGGTAGCCTTCGGCATACAGCGTATCGAACGCCAGCGACGACTTCCCCGAACCGCTCACGCCGGTGATGACGGTGAGCTTTTCGTAGGGAATCGCAACGGTGATGTTCCTGAGATTGTGAACCCGCGCGCCGCGAATGACGATTGGCTCAGCAGCCGCAGGCGGGGACACCGCACAGGCAGCAGCAGGTGAAGTGGCAGCGTCTGGCATCGGAACGCAGGGTCAGGCTTTGACTTTCTCAAGGAATTGCTTGCGGAACTTGGCTACCTTGGGGGCAACGACCGCCACGCAATACGGCTGGTATGGATGGCGGGCAAAGTAGTTCTGGTGATAATCCTCAGCCGGGTAAAAGTTCCGCAGCGGCTCGATTTCGGTCACGATGGGTGCATCGAAGACTTGTTCCGCCGTCAAGGCATCGACGACCTGCCGCGCCGTCTCATGCTGGGCCGGCGTCAGGTAGTAAATCCCCGAACGGTACTGGGTGCCCACATCCGCGCCCTGCCGGTTCAGCGTCGTCGGGTCGTGGATGACGAAAAAGACGTTGAGCAGGTCCCGGTATGACACCTCGTTCGGATCGAAGGTGATTTCAACGGCTTCGGCATAGCCTGTCGTCCCGGAACAGACCTGCTGGTAGGTGGGGTTGGGCGTGTGTCCGTTGGCATAGCCGGAAACGACCTTTTCCACGCCGCGCATGCCGAGATACACGGCTTCCAGACACCAAAAGCAGCCGCCGGCAAGCACGGCGACTTCACGGGATGCAGTCATGCGGATAGCTCCTCTGCCTTGACATCGCCCGGCGTACGGACTTCGGCCGGTTCAAGGTGAATTGTGATGTGGGCCAGACCGTACATCTGCCGAATCTGGGTTTCCAGAAGGTCACTGGTGGCGTGGGCGCGGCGCAAGTCGTCATGCCGGAAAACCAGGGTGAGTTCCGCAAAGCCATAGGCGCCGCGTCCGCGGGACCGGACGTGGCGGACCTCCACGACATCCGGGTGCTGACGCGCCAGGGCGATGAGCTGTTCATCCTCCACGGCCGCCGTATCCATCAGCTCGTTGATGGCCGTCACCAGGACGTGATACGCGCCCCAACCGACCGCCGCGACAACCGCCAGCGACACCACCGGATCGAGCCACGTCCAACCCAACCACATCCCCACCAACCCCACGAGCACGCCCACCGTGACATACACATCGCTCAGCGTGTGCTGGGCATCGGCCAGCAGAAAAGGACTGCCGAGTTGCTGCCCGGCGCGCCGTTCGTACCAGACGACCAGCAGGTTGACGACCAGCGTACCGAGCATGACGGTAAAGGTCAGCGGCGTCAGCGCCAGCGATACGGTCGCCCCGGCCCAGAGCCGCAGCACGGCTTCGCGTCCGATTTCGTAGGCCACCACACCCATCACGGCCGACACGACGAAAGCGCCGATGGGTTCGAGCTTGGCGTGGCCGTAAGGGTGTTCGCGGTCCGGCGGTTTGGCAGCCGCCCGGATGAGCCAGATGCCGACGAGATTGTTGGCCGCGTCAGTCAGCGAGTGAACGGCATCGCTCAGCACGGCCAGCGAGCCGGCCCACCATCCAGCCAGCGCCTTGGCCACGACGACGGCCAGATTGGCGACGAGCAATCGCCAAAGCACACGCCGGACAGCAGCCGAAGTGATGGGCGCTGGAGCATCCGTGGCGGACATAACCAGCCCATGAAATCACGTCCCGGCCGGTGCCGTCCATGTTCCCGCAGCCCCCGGCGCGGTTGTGGTTGCGTGTGCTGTTTCCAGGCCGGATTCAGGCGGTACGTTCGGCCGGCGTCCACGCTCTGGCGGCAGCCGGACGCACCGGAAACATCACGACCCGCGTCATGTCGGGAACCAGCGCCGTCTTTGGCGGGCCAAACCGGGCCAGAACCAAATCCGCCAGCGCCCGGAGCCGGGGCTGCGTGTTCGGCGTCCCGGAGACTTTCCAGACCACGATCCGCCGCGCCGTATCAAAGGCGGTCAGCACGGTTGGCATCCCTTCACGTCCACCGGTGAGCGTATAGCGCACGCCTTCATCATCGGCGACGAAGCGCATCACCGGCGCCGCCGCCACCGCCTGCCAGCACAACACACCCTGCCGGGTGTGCGCTTCGAGTCGGGCGATGCCTTCAGCTACCTGCCGCGAAAGGGACGTGTGCTCATCAACCATGCTTTGCTCCACCAGAACAACCGTAGTCTGTCCAACCAAAAGTGGCTTATAGTAGGGCTACGTCATGATTCCTTCTGCGAGAAAGCATCCACAATGCCAACTTCCGTCATTCTTTCCGCCGTCCGTCTCCCGATTGGGAAGTTTCAGGGTTCGCTCAAATCCTTCACGGCTCCGATGCTTGGCGCGCACGCCGTGCGGGCCGCCGTCGAACGCGCCGGGATTGATGCCGTCCAGGTGGACGAAGTCATCATGGGCTGCGTCCTCCAGGCCGGACTCGGCCAGAATCCGGCGCGGCAGGCCGCCCTGCGTGCCGGACTTCCGCCCGCTGTGGCGGCACTCACGGTCAATCAGGTGTGCGGTTCAGGACTCCGTGCGGTCATGCTGGCCGCGCAGGCCATTCAGGCCGGAGATGCCGAGTATGTCGTCGCCGGCGGGATGGAATCCATGACCAATGCGCCTTACGTCCTGCCCAAGGCGCGGGAGGGCTACCGGATGGGCCACGGCGAAATGCTCGATGTCATGATTCACGACGGCCTGTGGTGCACCTTTGAAAACTGGCACATGGGCTGCACGGCGGAAGTCGTTGCCGAACGCTATGGCATTTCACGGGAAGCGCAGGACGCTTTTGCCGCCGGCTCCCAGGCCAAAGCCGTTGCCGCCCAGCAGGTGGGAGCCTTTCGGGCCGAAATCGAGCCGGTGACGATTCCGCAGCGCAAAGGCGATCCGCTTGTTTTTGCCGAAGATGAGGGACCGCGCGCCGATACGACGGCCGCCGCCCTGGCCAAGCTCAAGCCGGTTTTTCAGCCGGACGGGACGGTGACGGCCGGCAATGCCTCCACCATCAATGATGGCGCGGCGGCTGTGGTCGTCACCTCGGAATCCCAGGCCGCACGTCTGGGACGCCAGCCCATGGCACGCATCGTGGCCCAGGCAATGAGCGGCATCGAACCGAAGCTCATCATGATGGCTCCGGTGGAAGCCACCCGGCGCGTCCTGGCCAAGGCCGGCTGGAAGGTCGAAGATGTGGATTTGTTCGAGTTCAACGAAGCCTTTGCTGCGCAGGCCATTGCTGTCACGCAGGAAGTCGGCGCTGATCCGGCGCGGGTCAACGTCAACGGCGGGGCCATTGCGCTGGGGCATCCCATCGGCGCCAGTGGAGCGCGCGTCCTGGTGACGCTTCTGCACGCGCTCCAGGCCCGCCAGGCCAAGCGGGGCGTCGCGGCCCTGTGTCTGGGCGGCGGCAATGCTGTCGCTCTGGCCGTTGAGCGCGACTGAAAACCAAAACCGGAATGGGGAGATGCCGTATGCGAGTCAGGCTTTTCGACATTGCCCATGCCCGTTCGGGCGACAAGGGCGACACGTCCAACATCGGTCTCATTGCCCGCCGCCCGGAGTTTTATCCGGTGCTGTGTGAGCAGGTCACAGCCGAGCGCGTCAAAGCACATTTTGCCGAGCTGTGTCACGGCCCGGTCGAGCGGTATGAACTGCCCAACCTCGAAGCCCTTAACTTTCTGCTTCACAAGGCGTTGGGTGGCGGCGGCACGGTCTCGCTGCGCAGCGATGCCCAGGGGAAAACGTACAGCACGGCTCTGCTGCGTATGGAAGTTGAGCTTCCCGAACACCTGGCGCACTTGGTCAACCCGGCGTAAGACAGGCATTCCGCGGCCGGGCTGGCAACCGGGCCGCGACTTTCTTTTTTGCCTAATGTGTTTTCTCATGCGTCTTCGTCCCGCACGACCTGTGTTATGTTTCCTGCACATCACACGCGATGACATTCCACTATGGATCGTTTCACTTCGCTTGAGGCCTTCGTCGTCGGCGTCGAAGACCACACGACGTTGCTCAGGCTTTATCTGGAACGGCTGCGCCGCGCGCCGCACAATCCGGCCTACCACCTGGCGGTCTGTGAGCACACGGACGAACTGCTGACGGCCGTCCGCGAGCTGCACCGCGACCAGAACAACCTGTCGCCACACACCCGCGAGGGCGTCGAGGCGCTGCTGTCTCTGGCGGAAGCCGGTGCAGCCTTGGCGTTGCGTCTGGCCAGCTTTGCCCCGGAACAGCAAACGTCGGCACTCGATGGGCTGACCCAGGCCACGACCTGCTTTGTGGATATGGTGCGCACAATGAGCGACACAGGCCGGGTGATAGAAGTTTCCCTGACGCATCAGATTACCCAGCGGCTTCAGGGCTTCCTTGCCGCGCCGCTGTCAGCCACGCCCGACACCAACCAACAGACGCGACGGATTACCACCGAAGTCACCTTCGACGGCAATGAAGA
This window of the Chloracidobacterium sp. N genome carries:
- a CDS encoding cation diffusion facilitator family transporter, with the protein product MSATDAPAPITSAAVRRVLWRLLVANLAVVVAKALAGWWAGSLAVLSDAVHSLTDAANNLVGIWLIRAAAKPPDREHPYGHAKLEPIGAFVVSAVMGVVAYEIGREAVLRLWAGATVSLALTPLTFTVMLGTLVVNLLVVWYERRAGQQLGSPFLLADAQHTLSDVYVTVGVLVGLVGMWLGWTWLDPVVSLAVVAAVGWGAYHVLVTAINELMDTAAVEDEQLIALARQHPDVVEVRHVRSRGRGAYGFAELTLVFRHDDLRRAHATSDLLETQIRQMYGLAHITIHLEPAEVRTPGDVKAEELSA
- a CDS encoding acetyl-CoA C-acetyltransferase, with translation MPTSVILSAVRLPIGKFQGSLKSFTAPMLGAHAVRAAVERAGIDAVQVDEVIMGCVLQAGLGQNPARQAALRAGLPPAVAALTVNQVCGSGLRAVMLAAQAIQAGDAEYVVAGGMESMTNAPYVLPKAREGYRMGHGEMLDVMIHDGLWCTFENWHMGCTAEVVAERYGISREAQDAFAAGSQAKAVAAQQVGAFRAEIEPVTIPQRKGDPLVFAEDEGPRADTTAAALAKLKPVFQPDGTVTAGNASTINDGAAAVVVTSESQAARLGRQPMARIVAQAMSGIEPKLIMMAPVEATRRVLAKAGWKVEDVDLFEFNEAFAAQAIAVTQEVGADPARVNVNGGAIALGHPIGASGARVLVTLLHALQARQAKRGVAALCLGGGNAVALAVERD